The following proteins are co-located in the Malus sylvestris chromosome 13, drMalSylv7.2, whole genome shotgun sequence genome:
- the LOC126596468 gene encoding uncharacterized protein LOC126596468 isoform X1 — protein MAAHHKLAVILENPQNDAEFLLVKQTRPPKFDCDEYDSYVDSDLWDLPSSQLNLVEGPSKPSIAVAGAEPWSGKIDLAKFDFESALNQVLEQVGSKAADGRDWRLSKYVEEAQFGPGPPINSVFIRGKLVASEQNLQESCKWMSVPSCLSWLLEVKPSSDRVGPLIVAGLLNESEQSREMNIPSTLPYQEYPPGVVLVPMGSRTGKPFYTTNLIVFAPKNASNEFVEDDFIACGDALIVDPGCRSEFHEELAQIVTSLPRKLVVFVTHHHRDHVDGLSVIQRCNPDATLLAHENTMRRIGKDDWSLGFTAISGTEEICIGGQRLIAVFSPGHTDGHMALLHASTHSLIVGDHCVGQGSAVLDVTGGGNMTDYFQSTYKFMELSPHALVPIHGRVNLWPKHMLCGYLKNRRARQSSVLKAIENGAETLFDIVSTVYSEIDRSIWIHCASNVRLHVDHLAQQDKLPKGFSLETFHSSFAAFFTKVGNYEPK, from the exons ATGGCAGCGCACCACAAGCTAGCTGTGATTCTCGAGAATCCTCAAAACGACGCCGAATTCCTCCTCGTGAAACAGACGCGACCGCCGAAGTTCGACTGCGATGAGTACGACTCGTACGTCGATTCCGATCTCTGGGACTTGCCATCCTCCCAATTGAACCTTGTAGAAGGACCATCAAAGCCCTCGATTGCAGTGGCAGGCGCAGAACCGTGGTCGGGGAAGATCGATTTGGCAAAATTCGACTTCGAGTCGGCTCTCAACCAG GTTCTGGAACAAGTAGGTTCTAAGGCAGCTGACGGTAGAGATTGGAGGTTGTCCAAGTACGTGGAGGAAGCTCAGTTCGGACCCGGGCCGCCGATCAATTCGGTGTTTATTAGGGGAAAATTGGTAGCTTCGGAGCAAAATTTACAAG AATCGTGTAAATGGATGTCTGTCCCGAGTTGTCTAAGCTGGCTTCTTGAAGTGAAACCAAGCAGTGATCGTGTGGGGCCGTTGATAGTTGCCGGTCTTCTAAATGAATCTGAGCAATCGAGAGAGATGAACATTCCATCCACCTTACCTTACCAG GAGTACCCTCCTGGTGTTGTGCTTGTACCTATGGGAAGCAGGACAGGAAAACCTTTTTATACAACAAATCTGATTGTTTTTGCACCTAAAAATGCTTCAAATGAATTTGTAGAGGATGATTTTATTGCTTGTGGAGATGCATTGATAGTGGACCCTGGATGCCGGTCTGAATTTCATGAAGAG CTTGCACAAATTGTAACTTCATTGCCAAGAAAGTTAGTTGTCTTTGTTACTCATCACCATCGCGATCATGTAGATG GTCTTTCAGTTATTCAGCGTTGCAATCCTGATGCTACTTTATTAGCACATGAAAATACCATGCGACGCATTGGAAAAG atgaCTGGTCTCTTGGCTTCACTGCAATTTCTGGAACTGAAGAGATTTGCATTGGTGGTCAGCGATTGATTGCCGTTTTTTCTCCG GGGCATACAGATGGGCATATGGCACTGCTCCATGCTAGTACTCACTCATTGATTGTCGGCGATCATTGTGTGGG TCAAGGTAGTGCTGTACTGGATGTTACTGGTGGGGGAAATATGACT GATTATTTTCAATCAACTTACAAATTCATGGAGCTTTCCCCACATGCCTTGGTCCCCATTCATGGGAGAGTTAACCTATGGCCAAAGCACATGCTTTGTGGATATCTTAA GAACCGCAGAGCTAGACAAAGTTCTGTCTTGAAAGCGATAGAAAATGGAGCAGAAACATTGTTTGACATAGTTTCCACTGTATATTCAGAGATTGATCGTAGCATTTGGATTCATTGTGCATCTAATGTGAGGCTTCATGTGGATCATCTTGCCCAGCAAGATAAGTTACCAAAG GGATTCTCTTTAGAAACTTTCCATAGCAGTTTTGCTGCATTCTTTACCAAGGTGGGAAATTATGAGCCCAAGTGA
- the LOC126596468 gene encoding uncharacterized protein LOC126596468 isoform X2 has product MAAHHKLAVILENPQNDAEFLLVKQTRPPKFDCDEYDSYVDSDLWDLPSSQLNLVEGPSKPSIAVAGAEPWSGKIDLAKFDFESALNQVLEQVGSKAADGRDWRLSKYVEEAQFGPGPPINSVFIRGKLVASEQNLQESCKWMSVPSCLSWLLEVKPSSDRVGPLIVAGLLNESEQSREMNIPSTLPYQEYPPGVVLVPMGSRTGKPFYTTNLIVFAPKNASNEFVEDDFIACGDALIVDPGCRSEFHEELAQIVTSLPRKLVVFVTHHHRDHVDGLSVIQRCNPDATLLAHENTMRRIGKDDWSLGFTAISGTEEICIGGQRLIAVFSPGHTDGHMALLHASTHSLIVGDHCVGQGSAVLDVTGGGNMTDYFQSTYKFMELSPHALVPIHGRVNLWPKHMLCGYLKKGLSWHHIRCIPTEESYLSGTAELDKVLS; this is encoded by the exons ATGGCAGCGCACCACAAGCTAGCTGTGATTCTCGAGAATCCTCAAAACGACGCCGAATTCCTCCTCGTGAAACAGACGCGACCGCCGAAGTTCGACTGCGATGAGTACGACTCGTACGTCGATTCCGATCTCTGGGACTTGCCATCCTCCCAATTGAACCTTGTAGAAGGACCATCAAAGCCCTCGATTGCAGTGGCAGGCGCAGAACCGTGGTCGGGGAAGATCGATTTGGCAAAATTCGACTTCGAGTCGGCTCTCAACCAG GTTCTGGAACAAGTAGGTTCTAAGGCAGCTGACGGTAGAGATTGGAGGTTGTCCAAGTACGTGGAGGAAGCTCAGTTCGGACCCGGGCCGCCGATCAATTCGGTGTTTATTAGGGGAAAATTGGTAGCTTCGGAGCAAAATTTACAAG AATCGTGTAAATGGATGTCTGTCCCGAGTTGTCTAAGCTGGCTTCTTGAAGTGAAACCAAGCAGTGATCGTGTGGGGCCGTTGATAGTTGCCGGTCTTCTAAATGAATCTGAGCAATCGAGAGAGATGAACATTCCATCCACCTTACCTTACCAG GAGTACCCTCCTGGTGTTGTGCTTGTACCTATGGGAAGCAGGACAGGAAAACCTTTTTATACAACAAATCTGATTGTTTTTGCACCTAAAAATGCTTCAAATGAATTTGTAGAGGATGATTTTATTGCTTGTGGAGATGCATTGATAGTGGACCCTGGATGCCGGTCTGAATTTCATGAAGAG CTTGCACAAATTGTAACTTCATTGCCAAGAAAGTTAGTTGTCTTTGTTACTCATCACCATCGCGATCATGTAGATG GTCTTTCAGTTATTCAGCGTTGCAATCCTGATGCTACTTTATTAGCACATGAAAATACCATGCGACGCATTGGAAAAG atgaCTGGTCTCTTGGCTTCACTGCAATTTCTGGAACTGAAGAGATTTGCATTGGTGGTCAGCGATTGATTGCCGTTTTTTCTCCG GGGCATACAGATGGGCATATGGCACTGCTCCATGCTAGTACTCACTCATTGATTGTCGGCGATCATTGTGTGGG TCAAGGTAGTGCTGTACTGGATGTTACTGGTGGGGGAAATATGACT GATTATTTTCAATCAACTTACAAATTCATGGAGCTTTCCCCACATGCCTTGGTCCCCATTCATGGGAGAGTTAACCTATGGCCAAAGCACATGCTTTGTGGATATCTTAA AAAAGGATTATCATGGCACCATATTAGATGTATTCCGACAGAGGAGTCTTACCTTTCAGGAACCGCAGAGCTAGACAAAGTTCTGTCTTGA